A window from Vigna angularis cultivar LongXiaoDou No.4 chromosome 7, ASM1680809v1, whole genome shotgun sequence encodes these proteins:
- the LOC108337781 gene encoding non-specific lipid-transfer protein A, which translates to MKVVFVSVFLFLAVSVLTTDGKESSKGLTCEQEVALVQPCVDYLTKKTEAPSTSCCDGLKKIISSSPTKKEKQAACKCLKKAASEIPNLCKERANNLCKECKIKVDNFIPNDLDCEKIV; encoded by the exons ATGAAGGTTGTATTTGTATCAGTTTTCCTTTTCCTGGCTGTGTCAGTCTTGACAACTGATGGCAAAGAGTCATCAAAAGGCTTAACCTGTGAGCAGGAAGTAGCCTTAGTGCAGCCATGCGTGGATTATCTAACAAAGAAAACTGAGGCCCCTTCAACTTCTTGCTGCGATGGGttgaaaaaaatcatatctTCATCAcctacaaagaaagaaaaacaagctGCATGTAAGTGCCTTAAGAAAGCAGCCTCTGAAATTCCTAACCTATGCAAAGAAAGAGCCAACAATCTTTGCAAAGAGTGCAAAATCAAGGTCGATAATTTCATACCCAATGATTTGGATTGCGAAAA gATTGTTTAA
- the LOC108337752 gene encoding non-specific lipid-transfer protein A encodes MKIVFVSVFLFLAVSVLTTDGKESSKSLTCEQEVALVQPCVDYLTKKTDAPSTSCCDGLKKIISSSPTKKEKQAACKCLKKAASEIPNLCKQRANNLCKECKIKVDNFIPNDLDCEKIV; translated from the exons ATGAAGATTGTATTTGTATCAGTTTTCCTTTTCCTGGCTGTGTCAGTGTTGACAACTGATGGCAAAGAGTCATCAAAAAGCTTAACCTGTGAGCAGGAAGTAGCCTTAGTGCAGCCATGCGTGGATTATCTAACCAAGAAAACTGATGCCCCTTCAACTTCTTGCTGCGATGGGttgaaaaaaatcatatctTCATCAcctacaaagaaagaaaaacaagctGCATGTAAGTGCCTTAAGAAAGCAGCCTCTGAAATTCCTAACCTATGCAAACAAAGAGCCAACAATCTTTGCAAAGAGTGCAAAATCAAGGTCGATAATTTCATACCCAATGATTTGGATTGCGAAAA gaTTGTTTAA
- the LOC108336522 gene encoding non-specific lipid-transfer protein A encodes MKKVSTSVFGLGVLLLLTVSAMKPVNAFSCVEAKLSLLACLPFLTSSQDSPSSACCNAVSSVRASAPTKPELREACQCLTAAVGEFPNLDKDRAVQLPILCNVDVGFPLTKDIDCNT; translated from the coding sequence atgaagaaagtgTCAACATCAGTTTTTGGTTTGGGAGTTTTGTTACTTCTCACAGTTTCAGCCATGAAGCCAGTGAATGCTTTCAGTTGTGTGGAGGCAAAACTTTCATTGTTGGCATGCTTACCTTTTCTGACGAGCAGTCAAGATAGTCCTTCAAGTGCTTGTTGTAATGCAGTGAGCAGTGTGAGAGCTTCAGCACCTACAAAACCTGAACTTCGTGAGGCATGTCAATGTCTTACGGCAGCCGTCGGTGAATTTCCTAATCTTGACAAAGATAGAGCCGTTCAACTTCCTATACTATGTAACGTTGATGTCGGTTTTCCTCTCACCAAGGACATCGACTGTAACACGtaa
- the LOC108337856 gene encoding non-specific lipid-transfer protein A: MKTVFVSFFTLLIVLVFTVTGTKPSKGLTCEQEKTLVKPCLEYLTKKTDAPSTSCCDGMKQIIISSPTKEEKRAACKCLREQGSQIPNLDKDRANNLCKECKIMSNDLDCQKLD, translated from the exons ATGAAGACCGTCTTTGTATCATTTTTCACTCTGCTAATTGTGTTAGTCTTCACAGTTACTGGCACAAAGCCATCAAAAGGCTTAACCTGTGAGCAGGAGAAAACCTTAGTGAAGCCATGCTTAGAATATCTAACAAAGAAAACTGATGCCCCTTCAACTTCTTGCTGCGATGGGATGAAACAGATCATAATTTCATCACCTACGAAGGAAGAAAAACGTGCTGCATGTAAGTGCCTAAGGGAACAAGGCTCTCAGATTCCTAACCTAGACAAAGACAGAGCCAATAATCTTTGCAAAGAGTGCAAAATCATGTCCAATGACTTGGATTGCCAAAA acTTGATTAA